The genomic interval AGATAATCTAAAATATTTATATACATATCTCATTTTCCCGGTAAAAAGACATATATTTCTATATCTACTAAAACCTTTCAATAAAAATTTGTTGTAGCAATAATACATGTAATATTTTTCTAGTTTGCTTAGCAAACTTTGTCTTATAACAAACCTAAATAAAagcttattaatttcattttttgaaaatctCTCTCTTTCAACAATATCCTTTATTAATTTCAATTTCCTAGCCATAATTTACCTTCCtttaatttaacaattttaaaaattgtaaaaacatatttattttgaataatttattAGAATAACTAACATTTTTATGTGAACATATTATATCAATTATCAAATTTTCTTTTCACTTGTAAAAAATAggatttgtttctacatatttaacAGAATTCAAATTATATATTACATATCTACCCACAAAATTAACTAATTTACCGTTAACGtaattacaaacatttttataCTTAAAATCGTTATCAGAAAACTTAggtaacaaaaacaaagaaaaataattataaaacacatttaattCACAATTTTTAaccaatttcaaagaaattataactaaataatacttttttttaaaattctgaaaacacTTCAATTTTACTATAAATGGTCTTTTACCTCTTTTCGCAaacaattttaacaaaaaaaaagatccTATGATACCATTACTTATATCCAGAGAttgtacattttgtaaataaaattgaaaattgacTTCACATGATGATCATacatcatatatattaaacacattAAATTTATCGATCTGTAACAGCCTAATATCATTACTATTACCATTTATATCATATACGATATATTTATGTAACATATCATTACCGTTTAAAATCATAAAAAAACTTATTAAATTATAAACTTAGTTATAGtacctaaaaaattatattttatacaaATCTCCTTTAACAAAGGACCGATTAACCTTTTACCTCTTGGAGCAAACTTTTTGTTTATAATAACTACTGCATTTTGGTTAAACCTAACCCACACTCCGCATgaacgaaaaaaattaaatttagttcGAACCACTAAAGCTCTAACTAACATACCTTTCACCAACCGTTTATTActaaataaagtttttttaattACCATCACTAAAACAGTacctaatttaatttttttaacgattGAACCACCAATTACTCTAATACATTGCAATTCCTTCACTCCACAATTGTCCGCCACTttcaattttgataaaaaaaataacatcataacaaaaAAATGATACCTTACTATTTCAAAAAaacaaccatatatatatatatatacctttcaatctaattttaatattttaataccaCCAAATTGACTTTAACAGGCATTTTACTATTtatcttttttaataaaatattataatactTACGTTTATGCTTTTTTTTATTAAACGTTAAAACTTCATAAAAAACCCTACCTTTTAATAAAGGTGAAACTCATTTATCAAATTTACCTTTCCCTTTACCCATCCTAGCTGAAATAGGTTTTTTTGTTAAAGGTAAATTTAACAATAAATTAGCTTTCAAGtacacgttttttttaaaaaaccttctAATAACTTTCCGTACAGATTCTATCTGATTCTGTTTTATATACTCACTATCATATAGTTTATAGCCTAATCCACAAAACTTTGGAAAAAATCCTCTATTATCAGTAAATTTAGCTTTACTGTAaccttttttataaattttttttttatgaaattttttaaaagctAATGAATTAAACGAAACAAACATAACTCAATCATCttacttaattatttatttaaataaagctcaaatataattatttttttatactaaaatgtattaattttatatttatataaattatttgaATTATAAGGTTTAGTCTTATAAAGTCAAACCCTAACACAACaaataccattttttaaaataCCTAAAACAAAGGAATGTTCAACGTTTTTTGAAATCGAAGTCAACGGTAAATTACCTCCTGAGAGCCATACAGTTCTAACCCTGTCTCGTCTAGACAATCTACCAACAAATTGCAACTTATACCCTTCTATCAAAGATCCATTTTCCATAATATAACGTAAATCATCACTTATCGGACCGAATAAATCTGCTAATTTGAACCTCTGCTCcaatttttttatcaaaaatttagCTAAAAAAATTGAAGTAACAGTATCATTGCTAATTCCCAAAAACTCCAAGTCTAATGGAACTAAACTAACCTTATTCAAGTAAGACAATAACAccttttttataaatttaaaaaaatcaacttgTCTGTACCATATCAAATATAatctataaaataaagaaaaaaaaaatataatataacgaTTACAGCTATCATTATAATCTATATActtctttaaattaaaattattaccGACATTGCTTTTAAAAACACCAATATACATATAATTGTAATATTTTTGGTATCTTCACCAAATCAAATAACTTAAatgcaaaatatttataaaaatattacaatTAAAAGTATTAACATTATCACTATTCGTATCAAAAAATAACGGAAACCTTTTAACCAAAGACTTAATCATACGCAAAATATACAACTTCAACACATCAAGTACTAAAAAATTAGTATTACGACTGCTATTCTTATATAACCTTAGAAAATTCCTTCAAAATCtatcaaatttttgaaaaaaaaattcttttataaaatcctttatttcatcagaaaaaccTCCCTCTTCAACCaacaaatatgttaaaaataaaattaattttttagctAAAACATAATCATAGTACTTTCATTTATTGAACATTTTAACTTTATAACCTATATTATTTTtatacttaaatttttttaaaaaaaacctataaTAGATATCCGTTTCCTTATTATATGTATCAATAACATACATAAACTTACTCATCTTATTTTCAGATACACTATCATAAAGAAAACATTTCATCATAAATCCAAATTTATGGTTGTTCTCAATAGTATAATGGCTACAAATTAACCCATATTTCTCAAAAAAATTACtttccaaaaaaaaatttaaaaccttttTACAATCATTAGTACTATGAAATAGTTCAGAGTATAGAAACTCTTTTTCACAACTTCACGAATCAACCCAAGTATTAAAGTATGTAAGTCTAAAACCAACAGGATTTATTAAGTGCCccataaatcaaatttttatttcttattatctttttttttcttactaTGTATAGTAGCTGAAAAACGTCTAGTTAATAAAAATGATCCTAAATACTTACCAACCATACATTGCCTAATAAGCACATTCATATACTTACGCCCATTATATACGCACAATTTTTTACCTACTAAACCAACAAATAACTTTAATCTTCTATTTTTATATCttatataagtttttttttttacatttatatcgtATAGCATATACATAGTATCATTcgtaatataattacattttcaactCGATctcataaaacaaatttttccttttAGTCATAATATTACAATATATAATACGTATTGAATAAATACAATACTCTACTTAATTTCTAAATCTtttacttctactagtttttttaaattcaaattccttACCTCAAGGAGATTTGGCTGATTTAGTACCAGCAGATTTACCTCTACCTCCACCATGAGGGTGATCAACAGAATTCATTGCAACACCTCTAACAGTTTGTTTACGTCCTAAATTACGATTTTTACCAGCCTTACCTATTCGTTTATACTTATGATCTATATTAGATACAATACCTACAACCGCCATACATAATTCCGAAACAAGAACCCTTCACCCAGAATTCAACTTTAACAATACTAACCCATCATTCTTGCTTACCAACATTGCATACATACCGGCAGACCTACATAATTGCATACCCTTACCGGGTCATAATTCGATAGAAGAAACCAACGTCCCTACTGGAATATATTTTAATAATAACGAATTACCCAGACCTACTACTaccttattaatatcattattatcgGGAATACGTACACCAGTATATAGTTTATAACCCAACATAATATTATGCACATGTAACACATAACTTATTAAGCCATTTAAATAACAAACCAAAGATATATACGATGATCTGTTTGGATCATAAGACACACTTAATACATAGCAATAACAATTAACACGTCGTCAAAAAtctacaaatctaaataattttctaaaaggctttttactttttttaaaagccAAAATAAAACCATATTTAGACCTACCTGCATTTTTCGAAATTCCGCGTGTTAATTTTTTCAAGCTTTTCTCCAAACAAATTTTTTCAAATCTATAAACTAATAAATTACTAAAATTTAACACACCTTTTGATTAATACAATATATTTTAttacaatatataaaaaaataaaaacttttttatttttcaaaaacttttaaaattataCCTGCACCTAACGTAACTGCACCTTCCCTCATAGCAAACCTCAACCCTTCATTAATAGCAGCCTTTTCTAATAAAACTACCTCAAAAGTAACAGTATCCCCTGGCATAACTATCGAATTATCGTCAGATAATAAAACAGATCCAGTTAAATTTGCCGTTCTAAAGAAAAACTGCGGCATATACTTAGAAAAAAACGGTTTTTTTCTACCCCCTTCTTTAGAAGTTAAAAAATACGCTCGTGCTGTAAAAGCATTATAAGCTTTTATTGTCCCCGGTTTACACATCACAAAACCTCTTTTTAAATCTTTCTTATTTAATCCTCTCACCAAAGCACCTACATTTTCACCAGCTATAGCTACATCCAAGAACTTATTATACATCTCTAAACCAGTACAAACAGTCTTAAATAATTTAGATCCGACTATTTCTACTTCCTCCCCAATAGATAATTTACCTTTCTCAATCTTACCAGTCACAACTGTTCCTCTACCAGAAATAGAATAAACTTCCTCTATTGACATTAAAAATGGTTCATTTTCTGGTCTCTCAGGTTGTTTCACGTATTCATCAACAATATCTATCAACTTCATAACAGATTTTGTCCCGATTTCAGAAGCTTCCTCCTCCTCTAAAGCTTTACGAGCTGAACCGCATATAAAAGGCAAATCTTCTGGATAACTGTATGTACTAACTAACTCCCTTACCTCCATTTCTACAAATTCCTTCAAATCGTCTTCTAACAACATATCCAATTTATTACCATAAACAATCAAATAAGGAATACCTACTTCCTTAGCCAATATAACGTGTTCTCTAGTTTGTTCTTGTGGCCCTTCTGTTAACGCTACAACCAAAATAGCACCTTCCATTTGCGTAGCACCAGTAAtcatatttttaatataattttgatgACCAGGACAATCTATGTGTGTATAATGCCTACATTTAGAATAATACTCTACATGAGCTGCTGATATAGTTATACCACGCCTTTGCTCTTCTAAATGTTTATCTATATCACTATATTTCATAAATTTAGTCATATTATTGTTAGCTGCCAATACTTTAGTTATTGCAGCAGTAAGTGTAGTTTTACCATGATCAACATGACCAATCGTACCTATATTACAATGCGGTTTTTCTCTTACAAATTTCTCCTTATGTTTAGCCATAAATAAATTTACATCTTATAATGTTCATTCCCTtgatacttatatatatatattatttaaagaGTTATTAAATCCTATATAACTCTACTtcttctttttttagtttttttactaTTATTAGCTAACAACTTCGTAGTTAATAATAACTTTTTACGATAAACCtttaccaataaatttaatttattaacaaatatTGATTTTATAAAAAATTGCTCATAAAAAAATATGCTTTCAGGAGAATCATCATTAGATGGTATTGGGTATACTAAAGGGCCAGGACAATTATCAGCATCCAACAACCCCCCAACAGGCAACCTCAAAATATAAGCTTCCTTTACAGCGGATTTATACTTTCTTACATTACCTGATAAAAAAACAGTACCTGGTACAGAAGAAATATAATATATTCCACATAAAGCTTCCCTTAAAACAAATTTACGTTTTAAAAGCTTCTCACCTAAACCTTTCAATTCTTCTAAATTTTTGTACGTCACTCATAAATGACGGAAATTAGTTAATACACCACCAattcatttaccaaataaaaattgTTCCCCACATGACCTAATTAAACTAGACATATAATTAGTCATATCATTGTATTCACTAAAAAAAAGTACATGTTGTCGATTCATAACTATACACTCCAACAAAAACAATACTTTACGTATGTAAAGTAAAGTGACAGATAAATCGATTATAATCATTTTACTACGTACCCCATATATAAACCAACTAGAAGTTAACAAACTAAACTTATTTAAGCACCCTAAATGAATATTACGTTGCAATAATTGAATTACAGTAAAGTCAATAAACCGTTTacgtttatttaaataaattaaggTTTTTATATTGTTATCCAGCGTTTTCATaaaactctttttttattttataaattttaaaaaaactttattgtTTACTATCTCTCTATataattccaattttttttccaaagcagTATTTTTCATACCCATAAACGTCAAAAACATTATCTCAGATAATCTATTaaaatcaattttatttttattttttaccaatCTTATAAATAATTTTATAGCATACAAAATACGTTTTCGTTCATCCACTGGACACGGTACTTTATATTTCATATGACCAATTTTTATTATCTTTAATCCCAATAAAGGCCTTAAGtttaaaattgataaaaaaaaaatatcaaaatttttataattttgatattttttttttaaaacaattaaagtcttaaaaaaaaatttttccgCTAATAATTTTCTACCATTACAAACTAATGTAGAAACGAACAATTTtctaattaattttaaattattatcattactttttatcatatatatatatatgttttattaattatatatttacaatctataaaaaaaattacactaaaTTTAACTTTTATTAATCCTAGATATTTTAACCTTATAACGTATAGTATCTTTtagtttaacaccatactttgaTCTACGAGCCTCTCTAGAAAATGTTTCCTTGTAAGAAAAATCGAGTACACCTCGTATTAATGTATAGTTCACTCCAGGTAAATCATTAGCACTTCCTCCACGCATCATAACAACAGAATATTCGTGTAGATTGTGACCCATACCAGGTATAGAAGCAAAAATTCTATGTTTATTAAAAATAACCCTAACTTTCGCAATTTTACGTTTTGCTGAATTAGGTTTACGTGGAGACATAATAGCCAACTTATAAACTACCCCTCTACGTTGTGGAGCATTCGCTAAAGCGATTAATTTATtacgttttatttttctttttcgaaaattatttaataattgattaataGTCAAcataatactacatacaataaataaaaaatacatcaatCCCTAATATACTAGTACTACTAAATTagcatacttttttaaaaaataataaagtacCTTCATTAAATTtactaaataaaaatttacatcAATTCCTTGATTTTTATACTCACACATAATATCATTATGTTTATATAAACAATCTTCATTGTTTATATAAACACGATTATCCTTAACAATATACATAATATGTAACGTaacaccaaaattatttttgataatcATCAATAAATCTTTGTTATACTTCATAGTTACATATAATTTTATAGCCAACATTTCATCTTTTACATAAATATACACCGTATTATTATACTCCCTTAAactaaaaatttctttttcaatatAACTAAAATTATCAATTTGaattaaattattatgaaaataaacattACTCCTCATAACGTAAATATCTTTATAAAACTCATCGGTTATAccaaaaatactttttaaaaacacatgttttAATAACAAATGATCAACTTTAATTCCACTAGAAAAAAAActcatacaaaataaataatacttcTCCCCTATATTATGGGTAATCCcataattataattaaatttttcaatAAAACTATCTTCTTCCATATATCAGTCAAATcaaagtaaaaaaatatattatatacGCACATTATATATCTTTACGTACAATACGTATACCTAAAGAACGCGCAACTcctttcacacacatacatgccgaaaataattttaaatgaggAAACTTAAATCTAGCCAATAAAATTAAATCGACTAAATCGATAGAATATAACAATTTATtaggcttaatattttttaaacctAAAAATATAACTAATAAAAACTGAACTGTCGGTTTTTCTATTTCCAACCTATACGTTTTATCAGCATAAACGTATATATTAGCTACTAATATAAACTCTCTATCAATAACCTCACCGTTATCTTCACCAAAAAACGATAAAAATTCAACTGTTTTTTCATTAAATTCTTTACAAAAAAGAACCGTATTTATACCATATTGACTCAATATGGGCCCCAATGGAGGTGCAACTGTTGCATTACCTGCTGGTATGTAAAGTTTAAGTTTAATTATACACGGTAACAATGACATAATATATACAGCTTTATACTATTAATACATTCCTAACTATACTATTAACATTAGATTTTTTGTTTAGATAATATAATTTAGACTTTCTATAAAAAAACTTCTTCCTAGAAAAATCTAAAAACGAAACAACCAATCTACAAACACTATTAACAGCCAATATAAGCtcaacagctactttattaaaaacaTTTCTTAACACTACGCTACTATTAGTAgttaataaacttttttttcttatcGCAATACAAATACCAGTAAATGAATACCCTAACCCATTTAACCTGTATGAAACCGACACTATATCACCACTAAAAAATTTACTCAACCCACCCGAAATTCtcctttttttctttaacatacttacataaaataatataaaaataaaacaaaatataaaaaaaaattataccaatTATTTTGAAATCATTAACTTGGCGATTAAAAAACTAACTTTTTCGGAGATAACAGCCCCCTTGGCTAACCAAAAACTCAACCtatctaaatttataaaaaaaaccttCTGTATAGCTTTTTCCTTATAAAATAATTTAGGACTATAAACACCCAGTTTTTCCAAATAAATACCCGAACTAGtctttctatatttttgtaaaacTATTATCCTATATACTTTATTTTTCCTAGAATACATTCTTTGTAACCTTATTACTAACAGTTTCATATCAATATTTGCACTATCTTGTTAACACGtttatataaattaataattgttattattcaaTATATGTATACAATACAATACCACCAAAAACACAACGATAAAATCAAACTCTCATGATGTCATAATTTAACTTacctatttttgaaaaataaaaaaatctactatatgttatatatatatatatgtgtgtatgtgaacgtataatatattacaatatatCTGAAACACGATATATATCGACTAACATATTTGGATATGTTATATCATCAATCGACGGTTCCCtgtaaacaaaaccaaacattaacTTATAACTTACAAACATATAATCAGGTACAGTAAAATACAAATTACCATCCATAAATCTCCTTATTATGTCCAATTTAATTAATTTAGATTTAGTTGGCACTAACTGTAAAATATCACCATATCACACTTTCATATTAGGATATGtcacaattttattatttataagaacatttttattaaaaataaaagaccTTAACTCAAAAATATTAACAACAAACTGCATTCTATATAACATACTAAATAACCTATTTTCTACTAACATAATATAATTACTTTCCCGAAATCCTTCCATTTTTGAAGCCTTACACAATAATACGTTAAATTGCTTATATGACAACGTAAAAAAATACAACTTAGACACTCTTCTTGATAAAAACTTCCACTTCTGTTTTTTCATTAAGACACTTAAATCACTAGTATCGATACGATAAACATATCGTAAATTATTTTTTACTCTATCTTCTTCTTCTAAAGAAACCAAATTTTCTAACAAACGAATTTTTTTGACCGAACTATTTAACCCTACTAAATTAAATCCTCATATATCAGATTCAAATTTTTTATAAAGCCTAACTTTGCGATTTATAGTTTTTAACAACATATATAAAATTAACTATTGACTATCTCCTCTAAATATCTTATCATCAAAAGATCATTCCTCAAAATTATCTTTTAACGTAACAGCAGAAATTGTTTTAGGTTCCCTAAAACTTATACCCTCTTGCTTGTTTTCACCAATACTTCCTCCTATTTTAATAAATCTATCTTTTTGGTCTATATGAAGattaaaattttcataatcaagttcatgtttaaaacaataaaattttatacaagaaGACAATAAAATTAACATATTATCTATACTTGACAACTCCTTCTTCATATCCCGAATATATGCACTAAATATATACTTAGATCTACCATCCATATCATTACACTTATCGGAAGATAAAAACTCTTCAACTTCAATAATTCCTTTTCTAACATTACTGTAAAAATCTTTATGAAAGTAATTGTAAACATTAACTAAACCGATCAGTTTACTTCTATCAAAATTCACATCACAAAACTTATCTTCATCTTTCGTATTCATGGACAAATCATCCAACAATATTCCGCGGATAGCATAACTTGCTGTTTCAAGTAATTTATCTATATGATATATAGCCTCCTTAGTTGATGGTAAATACCAATTAATACCTTTAGCAGTATTAGgattatttaataaataacttATACTATTATTCACACTTATGTTAGATCTACTTCTAAAAAAATATTCATAAGATTCTAATGTTCACGTAGTGTAAAAATTATCATAAATACTAAAATGCTTTAATTCAGGCTTAcctaaataaaattcaaaaaataaataatcatGTACCGGTAATAAAAAAGTTGATATCTCCTTATTAGTTTTTTTCAAATACTTatcgaataaagaaataaataaaccttcttctttttttaaaatcgaATGTTTTAACATCCTATAATCAACATAACAACGAGTTTCTGTCCTCAACCGACTAAATAAAACTTTTTCTTCAGGTTGCATGTTACCAAAAAATATTGCATCACTGTCTTCAACACTCAATCCTGAAGTTATAAATAATCTAGTAAATGTTTTATCGTCACGTTTTTGTGAAATTCAATTCATATTTAACTCATGTAAGACTATTTTATTAGCATAATCGTAtcaatatgttgaaaacaatttttcaatatatttctcattatttgaaaataaactAGCCATAACTTTAACTTGAAGCAATAATTGTTTTAACAATTTAAAACGTTGATCAAGATTCTTTATAGCCAaacatgaattaaaaaataaaatttcattagcaTTACCTTTATGTACAGGCCCTATCATCAAATAATAAGCCTCCAATACAGTTGTTATACGTTTTAAATTTTCATCCTTACATGTAAGACTACGatcaaaattaacaaaatatttcttccaaaAAACTGAAGATAACGCT from Schistocerca gregaria isolate iqSchGreg1 unplaced genomic scaffold, iqSchGreg1.2 ptg001695l, whole genome shotgun sequence carries:
- the LOC126334118 gene encoding elongation factor Tu-like, producing the protein MAKHKEKFVREKPHCNIGTIGHVDHGKTTLTAAITKVLAANNNMTKFMKYSDIDKHLEEQRRGITISAAHVEYYSKCRHYTHIDCPGHQNYIKNMITGATQMEGAILVVALTEGPQEQTREHVILAKEVGIPYLIVYGNKLDMLLEDDLKEFVEMEVRELVSTYSYPEDLPFICGSARKALEEEEASEIGTKSVMKLIDIVDEYVKQPERPENEPFLMSIEEVYSISGRGTVVTGKIEKGKLSIGEEVEIVGSKLFKTVCTGLEMYNKFLDVAIAGENVGALVRGLNKKDLKRGFVMCKPGTIKAYNAFTARAYFLTSKEGGRKKPFFSKYMPQFFFRTANLTGSVLLSDDNSIVMPGDTVTFEVVLLEKAAINEGLRFAMREGAVTLGAGIILKVFEK
- the LOC126334119 gene encoding ribosomal protein S12, mitochondrial-like, coding for MYFLFIVCSIMLTINQLLNNFRKRKIKRNKLIALANAPQRRGVVYKLAIMSPRKPNSAKRKIAKVRVIFNKHRIFASIPGMGHNLHEYSVVMMRGGSANDLPGVNYTLIRGVLDFSYKETFSREARRSKYGVKLKDTIRYKVKISRINKS